The region GAAGTTGATGGATGATATAAATTATTGTGAGAGCCATCCAAAGCAACCTTCATTGGAAGTAGATCATGAACAACACCAAGCAACATCTTCAACAACAAAGTTTCGAACTCCTTTAAAAGTTTGAACTAAGGGCCGACCACCATCgaagaggaagaagtcaaaagttaaaaattaatcattagaaataagaaaaaggtacTCATACtcttcatattatttttaataagtgctatgttaaaatttatgtttttatttactcAGAAGAGTCATGTTAAGAGAAATGCACAAACTCCAGATGGCACACAAGAACTTtgtactcaagaaagtgtggtaaTATGATGTTATTTAAGAGTATATTTGTTATGTtgtttcatataatatttttaatataatagactaagttttttttcttaggtgaattcaaattctctTCCAAATGCCTTGAATATGTATGTCGCTAGCTTCACTTTACAAAATATTGGCACTTATTCTTTATCATAGGTAACTTGAAAGgcttatttcaatatatatgatttagatGACTAAAACTCATATAATATTTACAGCAGAATACACCATCAACTCATCTGACAATGACTGATAGAGCACAGTAGCCTTGTTACCGAGGTAAGCATGTCGTTGAAGAAGTTATAccaataagtgtttttattttgtttttactttcaccTTGATCTTTAATAGTTGGTCATTGTTTTCTTTACAGATCCAATGTTGTTTTGAATTTCTAGTCTGTTAGTTTTTATGCAAAAATATGTGTTTTGTACTGTAATTATTTGGATTTCAAAACTGTGTCAAATTTTATCGTGGCTTGGATGAAAGTAATTAAGTGTATTGAATTCTATCATGGCTGTGATGAAATCAACTGTGTACTGAATTTTTAAGTTTCATGTATTCCATTTTCATAATTATGAGCTTAAATTTCTCCacatttatttatgtttctatttgCAGATTTCATATATTTCCCTTATTACATGGATAGATTTTAATGATGGAGATAATCCTGTGCAGAAAATCCACATTTCAGCAAAATCTAgacaatttttcatatttacaattcatagttttcatatttacattgttgttgttaatgCAAAAAGAATTCTGATTACACAATTCTGATTCCAATTCACATAACCACCAATTACAATTCATAGTTTTCATATTTACAATTCACATAACTGCCGatcataattttgattacaATTCATAGTTTTCATATTTACAATGTTGTTGTTAATTCACATAGCTGTTGGGAGAagactgttgttgttgttgttgctggtGGTGATGTTGTTTCAGTGCAAATGACATCATTAGGTAAATCAAATATAGAGTTGAGTGGAGTATGCTGGGAGAAGACTGCTGTTGCTGATGCTGTTCCTTGTTCATTTATAAGTGTTTCTGGGCTCGGACCCGACTACATCTCTTTGTTTCTCATGATAATATCataacaaacattttttttcctgCGTCGTTGACTATGCTCAAAATCTTGATATCTTGACAACCTATGCAACACTGAAGGTTCTAATTGTTAGGactatgccctcgaatgccaacgaggatacttgtattagggcatttcatttgtattatacattctaattcttattaaataggcatttattttgatgttcatataaatcttgtgatggcattataattagttttgaatatcatagtccatgtgtattaagttaaaccttctactctttgtgggataaaaaGAAGAGCACTataagggtttggtacttatacacttaaatagttcgcaaatcagagaatctttaattgggcattaaaggttcttaaggatttgtatgacatatactttgacaaagagtgctagttgaacactatggaatagtgggagcatatgtcataaatacatcattgggaattggtgtattcgaccatgactcgcaacaatccaatcacatgggttttactctttgacagtcaatgattaggattgttggttatgatcatatgagtggaccttagacctgaggtatcatgatcacaatgtacttgtgacgtctagtctgttactaaagttgttaggctcagttcaccttttggtagggccgacctcgaagtgcgactatgtcgggtaggtagcagttgtgagtgatcaccaagaaggaattcgttctctcggaagtaaatgAGTCAATATCCTATGTGACTATAAGTatatgagattagaagaccttggccaaggcagtcaaactaatcgtgtgggacacgaagggtagtttagtaatctcaccccactatagttatttgcatgtaATCGAGTTCAGTGattttgacaattaccatggctctcactcagttgggatacaagaacgaaaggtttatacacatatggtaatcataatcggaaaggttcgtaatgatctaatcattcgtgttcaattgggctacgacgtggggccatggggctggctaggtgtcacccacgtcctttggtatcctcccattgtcAATTggaacgaacctagggagtcacgcttaaagggataaagaatcagtcttgttttgagtacaggggtaaaattgtcaatttacaattttatttcgtgggatgagtgaaaattgtaaattggtctagggtttttgtcttatgtttaaattttgatttaaattcgatggagtcgaatagataatcaaaattatgaggactcaaagataaaagtggttttagttagattagtacttatatttttaatagaacttctatagtaatgtttatcatattatgaaggttcatatttcgaatagaacttcATGATTGAAATGATGttaatcatgttttatgaagtttctataaatatgactcctctccaactatagactcaactcaattaattctctagtgagaaaatcccctagctttctcttcctctctaaccctagccactatttggagaagaagaggagattgtctcttaattccggcgtgtgatctagaggcgtggaactttcgTTCGACATTaagagatctacgacaatccgagagataaattcggcgcatcaaagaaaaaaaaatcattaagaggtaattttgtaggcattttaattaaattacggtgctcattaaaacaattagaatatatatcgcagatatattattgcttccgcatgcccttttaatgttatttgatttttgcgattTTACCTAACATTAATGTCAATAAAAATTGCTCCCATTGTCCACTTCTGAGCATCTGTTGCATAGGAACAATGTCATTTACGACAGTTATGCACCCGCAAAACAGTTGTTATCAAATACAAGAAGATATTGAACTACGTATGACCTTACCTGTTTATAGCCATTTAAAACAAGACAAACTTCATTGTGTAGATCCTCACTTCTTATTTCCTAGCAGAACAGATATCAAGTTAGGAGTAATgaaaaaaggaaggaaaaaaatcattagcTGTCCAGGCCTGAAAGCATGGTTTGAAATATGAGGTTCTTACATGCAACTTACATGccaaaaatatggataaataagTTCATGTTGACTAACAATTTTGGTAGAACATTTCAAAATTGGAAGATAATAAATGAAAGCAACCATAATATTACAATGGGAAATCAACATGATCATATCTTGAATAGttcaaaaaaaatcaacaacgCAGTCAGACTAATAGAGAAAGTAGTCATAAAAAGGAAACTGGAGCTCCAATATAAAGAGAACACCAATATGTATTGACCTTGATTGCCAATTCTCCAATTCTACCAGCTGTTTAACAGCAACATGAAGAAAGTTTGGCAGTCGAGGATTCAGATGTACCAGACAGACCTGGCAATTAGTGATTTACAAATAAGAACATGAATTACAAGGAACTACTCAAAATCAGTCATTTGTGCTGAAAATACTTTTCTTCGACTCACCCTTGCCAGGTCTCCAAGAAGTGCAAGAGCACTTTGCCTGATATCAACAGCATCATCCATACAACATTAATTGGGAAAAGATAAAAACTTTTAGAAAGAAACCCAAACAAttaattgggaaaaaaatcaagatcaGGGCTGTCGGTTTGATatcatgaaaacaaaagtatcATTTATATTCCATtagggagagaaagagagcaaaGCTAAAGATAGATTATCATAGCTTAGAAAAGAATCAATAGTtcaatttccaaaaataaatgaacaaatgaATTCGAGGCAACATGAAATAGATACACAAACCTTAGAATAAAATCCATCATCAAAACAATTAGATCTAATCAAAGACCAAgaaagaaaccctagaaacacAACACAGATCTCATAGATAAGAAAAGGAGGCAACTTTCTCAAACACACATCAAACTCAGaagcaaaaacaagagaaacacaaagaaaaaccCACCTTTCCAAAACATCAGATCAAATTCAaggaaacaaagaagaaaaaacccaGGTCTCCAAGATGGGAGATGGCCAGGCGACAGCGAAAACTGAATCAGAAGCGGCGACGGCGAGATGCCCTCGGGTGACGGCCAGAATCGAGACGACGAGATGGGAGATGGCCAGGCAACGGCAAGAACCTAATCGGAAGCGGCGATCGCGGGAAGGGAGATAAGAGAGATGTGGAAAGGGGCTGAGTTATTTTTcacaattgttttattttttattcttaatcaTGATGATCAGGAGAGAGAGTGTGTTGGTGATGTGGATGCCACGTTAACCGCCACATCATTCGGGTAATAGTTTCGGGAAGGCTGATAGGAAGAAATAgcattactatatatatatatatatagaagatatAGTAAGCAAATTGACAAAACTAGGAGAGAAAGGAGATGAGAGAGACATAATGTAAATAGAGTGGAGCAAACATGCAACAGGGACTATAACAACAATTAAAAGATTGTAATGGGTGAAAACAGGGTGCAAGAGAGCTGGATTGATTTTATTAGTGAATACTGGATGAAAACTTATCTGTATAGTATATTCTATTTTGAAGACCATTGGATTCTTATCTAACAGTTCACAATAAATATTCATAGATGACACtgcctcatatatatatatatatatataccattttACTGCTAGGTCAATGTTACGAGCTTCTATACCTTATGTGAATCTGTGATAAATGGGCGGGCTGATTTTTAATCCATTGCAATGCTACTACAGTAAAGACTCAATGGCAACACTAGGATAATACTAATGGTAATACTAGGGTATTTTATAAAtcttatgattttctttattgAACCGTTAGGTTTTcctttattagttattatattttttttattttaaaaatgggcAAGTCATCACATATGACACACTCCATCTGTTTACCCCTTGGCCATGCATACATAAAGAGTTAAACCCTTGACCTCCCCGTATGGAAATTAAATACATTAAGCTGACCACGTTACTTCTTCATTATATTCTTCTTTGATTTCTAAGAGAAATCTTGCCGTATCACTACGAATAAACGCAATTGAAAACCACTAaaatgtttgtgtttttataagaaaaacattatTTACCCCTGTAGGGGTATAGATGTAAATTTACGTGGCAAACTGCTAATGTTTGACCACTGCCTCAATCGGAACTTCTTACTCAAGTTGGTGAAAGTTCCGGCTGTTTGTCCTGCCATTTGTGCTGTGTTgtcaagaaagaaagcaaaacctTCAAAGaaacccaaataaataaataaaaataaaaggagggAAGGATAACCAACCTCTGCTTTCTACCACCAAACATCAGCAACTCCACCAAACAAATCTACATTCCACCAGTGCACCAATCAACATAACCAAATTCACATCTGATTAAATTGTTGAAGATATTTAtccaaagaagaataaataaatggtcAACATAAAGCCTACTATCATAACTTGTTATAAGCAAAGAACAATTATGAACATAACACTGCAAAATTCATATAGGGAGGCACCATGACAAAACAATGATATTACATCACAATAAAAATCTTTGAAGGCACAGCACGAAGTCATTACAAGATGATTGACCCTTACTAAGGTTTCGACTCGAAATCTTTGTTATTTACAATTCTGTTAATAACTCTCAAGGTTTCTAAAAAGAACACCTCATTGTCAATGAATTTATGATGTCAGCCATTCGACAGGAGGCATTAGACAGACTTGCCTATTCATCAATTCTGTAGTTATCACCGGGAATCCATGTCAAGCACATTGGATTTCCGAGCTGAAGAACATCGGTTTATATAGTCTTGCTGAAACGGATCATCACTGCATTGAACAGAACTTAGCCTGGGAGAGAAATCCCATACCATTTGTTCCAACTTGTAGCTGTCATGTTGTCTCAGAGTCTCTTCTTTGAACCTCACAGAGTATACCGATGACCAGTAATCATTCACCAAGTTCTATGGATAAGAAGATggtgaaagaaaacaaaaaatacatttaGAGGGAAAGAAAGCAAATAATATTTTACCGTCTTCATTAGATGTATGATTTCATTTGTTGCATGATTGAAAAGATCAGTGTGAGCAATGTCGAGCGTGTTCAAAATCTCTTGACGGGTCTTGTGTGAAATATTCACCTCCATTTCTGCACCTGCAAGTTAGAAGACTAAAAGCATGAGCTTAGGCAAAAAAGCAATATTGACTTGAAAGGTATTTGCCTATGCCCACCAGAATCGATGTACTTTTCGATAATGTGCCTTGCCATATAGACCCTTGTAACAGGATCGGTGACAGGTATGTTGCTAAGCTCACTCACTTCATCATAGAAATGAATGCTCTCCCCCGCCAGACAACTGCCAAGCATATAAATGGGCAGAATCATAAATCATTATGTCTACATCTGAGCTCACAATATACCACCAAAAAATCATCAGTACCTGTCAGCAAAGGCCATGAAAGATAAGAGGAATCTCTTGTCTGCCAAAAGCTTCTCCAGAGGCTGGCTTAAATCGGTTGATATGGTAGCCTTTTGATTAATAGACCCACTGCcgggaatccccagagcttgaCCCATTGTAGGGAACTCAAGGTCCCGCCTTCTTAAGCTTATTTGAGACAGTAAAGGTTGAGAAACTGATATTGAGAAGAAAAGTAGCACCATTATACTCGCCTGAAAACAAAACAGTAAAACATCATTTTGGACTGACTGAATCTCACTTGAAAAAATAATGGTGCTGAAGCAGATCAAATGTCATTTTAATGACAAAAGAGCAGAACACTTCTTGATCTATTATAacaattttaagtttttcatgTATATTAATAACAATCAAATTTAGCTTAGGAGTAATAACTAAGATGGTGTTTTGATTACAAGTAGGTGGAAATCACATTTGAGGCAATCCTCATCAAATGATGTGACCTTTTGAGGGTTTGCCCATGCTTTTTACCATACAAATAAACCATTACAGTGacaaaaatatggataaattcaTTATAATTCAAGTTGCAAGCAATTAGAATATTTGTAACAGTATTTAATTTTGCCCTGGTCAAATAGGATCCAAATTCACAGTTTGACCACCCCTCTAATAGCAGAGTTGGTATTTTGTTCTCTTCCCAAGTCAAAGGTCAAGGGTTTAAATTCGTGACTTGCCCACATTCctcaacaaaataataataataataataataataataataataataataataataataataataataataataaataaataaataaataaataaataaataaataaataaaaaaaaaaaaagacaaaagataTTCCTGGTTTTGTGACAAGTCGCCAAGACCAAGTTAATACCTACATAGGTGAGATTATCCCTCTTACTAGTGGctgataatttttatataaactacataacaaatttatattttacttaGACTGCATACTAATATTTagaataagaatttaaaaattatgataatatgTTTAAcgtaaaaaattgttttatatattttatattttcatatgcaTTGATGAATAAGAACAATGTTAATTCATATTGTAAAAGCTAATGAAAAGTCACCAAAATGATAATTAAACTTAATGCAGCTCAACCCACAATCATTTTGAGCGGTCTTGATAAGGTAAAATCATAAATTGAtctaaatatatacatttaaactaaccaaaagaaaataatggcATAGGATGAATAGAGTTACTTGCTCGAATTACGGCTACCAAACAGCCCCCAAATAACATCACATAGTTATAGTGTTATtgtagctttttttattttttgttattattatatttttatggacTACCATCCATTCAAATAGAATATTGCTGGCATCACTAAAATAAGGACTTCATGAGTGAAGATAGCTGGAAGTTATAAATTGTTGGACAATAGAATACAAGTTATCTAACCTTGGCGGAGTATCATGACGAACTATtttagacaaataaaaaatgattgcGTTATGCATATATGGCTCACCCAGAACAGAAGGAAATTCcacttcacaaaataaaaaatataaataaaaagatcacGTACTGTAACCAGCAAGAAGAATCTAGAAGCAACTTGAACCCAAAGAATATCTTCATGTACATCATTAAGAATGTAAGCAGCAATCCAAAGTCCTGTGACATGTTAACAAGCGTTAAGCTTACCAATCTCCAccttgatattttttatgtcaAGGATTACATTGTTTTATGCAAGAATACAAAACCATCTGCGCACCCGACTTGCAAGCATAAGCATGCCAAATAAGAGGATAAAACAGATAAGCAATGACAACAACCTAGCTGTGCAGGGCTCAGATTCCTTTTGATCTTGCTTGTGTTTGTTTCATTCTTCATTGAGAAGGTTTCAAGACAAAAGGAATGGTGCGATGAGTTGTGGCAGGCTTGAGGTGCTGTGTCTTGATGTGGATATGTTTGCCAATGAAATGGATTTACTTAGAATGAATAGAGAGAAAGGGAGGCCTATTTTGGACTATCTACTTGTGTCATAGCCAGTTGACATTTTCAAACCTtccaaattttataatactaccAAACACAtcttaaaattatcaaaacttcaaagaaaaaagaaacaattattcTTACTTCACAAGTGTTAATCTTACCTATATATTTCTATTGAGTTTCTTACACTGCATgtttcctttctccatcttcaacTGCAGtgctataaataatatataaatcattcTCAAGGGTTGGGGTAGGTTTTCAGAAAATCATTTAGAGACCATCCAGATCAAAATTGCAATCATATCGACAATAAGTTTGTAACTTCTAGTCCGACTTATAATCAACAGAGACTCATGCAATGGCCTAAGTCATGCAAAAGATCATCTATGCCCCCAGAAATTCAACAATAGAGAATATGAACTAGGAAAGCATTATATGATGGGTCAAAATTAAATGCACATAGAAAATAtgacttaaaaataaaataagtgtcTCGGAAGGCATTATCAGCAAAAGTGACACTACTATCAAAATTGAATATGCTTAAAACCTTAGAGAATCATACTGATCGGTGTAGGAAATAGAAAATTGTGCTAAAGCATTACAGCTTTGCAATAcaaatattaaagttattattttacttGTCAAGCAAATGCATTGTGCATAAAAGATTAGTAAACCAAGGGCATTAGGCATACCTACTGCAATAGATGAGACAATAATTCCCCGCAAAAGGTCTTTGAATTCATGAAACTTGAACTCAATATGACGAACCGCCATTGTAACACCAATCAAGACAGCAATATAAAAGCCATGGATGCAAACTATGGGTACAACCCACTGGCTACTCATATGGCAATGATGATTTAGAGGCTTGCTGATATGAATAACTGGAGTTTAAAGCATGAAAATCTAGTTACATGTGTTAAGCAAGTAAAGTATATGGCTCAAAgcataaaaaagaatacaaacaAAACATTCATAATTCGAAGTAATCATTGAATTGATACAAAAGATTATAGATTATAATTTAAGTTCAACCATTGGTAGGCATCTTAAGACTCCATCCTGTGATAAATCACAATTTCATTAAAGTAATTTGATCTTTGGGGCTTATTAATTCTTATACAGATAAATTAGCCTATTTACAACCAGCAATAGAGTAGTTGTAAGTCTCATGCTCAATAACTCTCCTTTAAACATAAGATGTTGTggattcaaataaaacatttaaggTTTGGGCTCATAACCTTGTCAGCCtatcaaaacaatcaaaacagtaaCAACTTAGATGCAAATGAGACATCCATGAGTTGTTAGTTGGGAGTTTTCTCTAATCCAGATGGTGTGGGTGCTGAGTAGTGAAAGCACACTATTAAGATTTTTACAGTGTACAAGAGTAGGACTTGGAGGTATCATATGAATTTATGAGAGCTTAGATACTATATGACTTTAAATATAGATTTCATCATGTTTATTGAAGGCTTATTGAGCAGGGAGTGTGATCTCCAAGTTTGAAGTTTTGGGAAACTTTATTTATATCAAACTAAGAATCTTTTCTTCATCTCG is a window of Dioscorea cayenensis subsp. rotundata cultivar TDr96_F1 chromosome 5, TDr96_F1_v2_PseudoChromosome.rev07_lg8_w22 25.fasta, whole genome shotgun sequence DNA encoding:
- the LOC120262025 gene encoding regulator of G-protein signaling 1, producing MASCAIRGGCPSDYLAVAFSVLSITLLFARASFPFLVHRDANAKSSGFWLVIIQIIGSFNLLLSLVMSVNYFTWNKQRMWQSCYIWAVWVEGPFGFGLLLSCRIVQAFKLYHVFVKRRFLPVRSRVLLPLIILPWIGGAAFIHISKPLNHHCHMSSQWVVPIVCIHGFYIAVLIGVTMAVRHIEFKFHEFKDLLRGIIVSSIAVGLWIAAYILNDVHEDILWVQVASRFFLLVTASIMVLLFFSISVSQPLLSQISLRRRDLEFPTMGQALGIPGSGSINQKATISTDLSQPLEKLLADKRFLLSFMAFADSCLAGESIHFYDEVSELSNIPVTDPVTRVYMARHIIEKYIDSGAEMEVNISHKTRQEILNTLDIAHTDLFNHATNEIIHLMKTNLVNDYWSSVYSVRFKEETLRQHDSYKLEQMVWDFSPRLSSVQCSDDPFQQDYINRCSSARKSNVLDMDSR